Proteins encoded within one genomic window of Pararhizobium capsulatum DSM 1112:
- a CDS encoding shikimate kinase codes for MNDVIEPVSEALLVKAKAALGRRNLVFVGLMGAGKSAIGRMTAQVLGIPFVDSDHEIERVSRMTISELFAAYGEEEFRALEARVIKRLLNSGPRVVSTGGGAYVNERSRRHIKKNSLSLWLNADLDVLWERVNKRDTRPLLKTENPKQTLQNLMNVRYPIYAQADLTVVSRDVKKEIMVEEVLTALASLEKK; via the coding sequence ATGAACGACGTGATCGAACCGGTTTCAGAGGCGCTGTTGGTCAAGGCAAAGGCCGCTCTCGGCAGGCGCAACCTGGTTTTCGTCGGTCTGATGGGCGCTGGCAAGTCGGCCATCGGCCGGATGACGGCGCAGGTTCTTGGCATTCCCTTCGTCGATTCCGACCACGAGATCGAGCGTGTCTCGCGCATGACCATATCAGAGCTTTTTGCAGCTTATGGTGAGGAGGAGTTCCGTGCACTGGAGGCACGGGTGATCAAGCGCCTGCTGAATTCCGGGCCGCGCGTCGTCTCCACCGGCGGTGGCGCCTACGTCAATGAGCGCTCCCGTCGGCACATCAAGAAGAACAGCCTGTCGCTCTGGCTGAACGCCGATCTCGACGTATTGTGGGAACGGGTCAACAAGCGGGATACGCGGCCGCTGTTGAAAACGGAAAACCCAAAGCAGACGCTCCAGAACCTGATGAATGTCCGTTATCCCATTTATGCACAGGCCGATCTCACCGTTGTGTCTCGCGACGTGAAGAAGGAAATCATGGTCGAGGAAGTGCTGACCGCGCTTGCCTCACTCGAAAAGAAGTGA
- the xerD gene encoding site-specific tyrosine recombinase XerD, giving the protein MSDFSGLHVESFLEMMSAERGAANNTLVSYERDLEDACSFLKTRGVKAIEAGSEDLRAYLAHLSQQGFMASSQARRLSALRQFYKFLYAEGLRRDDPTGVLDAPKKGRSLPKTLSVDDVTKLIERAELEAKEAGPAALAKLRMHALIELLYATGMRVSELVSLPASVLSQNGRFLVVKGKGNKERLVPLSRSAISAVETYGKALTTETAANEKAEDSPWLFPSSGKAGYLPRQVFARDLKDLAARAGIRVATISPHVLRHAFASHLLANGADLRAVQELLGHSDISTTQIYTHVLEERLHQLVQNHHPLAKQAKKRD; this is encoded by the coding sequence ATGAGCGATTTTTCAGGCCTTCACGTCGAATCCTTCCTGGAAATGATGAGCGCCGAACGCGGCGCGGCAAACAACACGCTCGTCTCCTACGAGCGCGATCTTGAGGACGCCTGCTCGTTCCTCAAGACGCGCGGCGTCAAGGCGATCGAGGCGGGCTCCGAGGACCTGCGCGCCTATCTCGCCCACCTCTCGCAGCAGGGCTTCATGGCCTCCTCCCAGGCGCGGAGGCTTTCGGCGCTCCGGCAATTCTACAAGTTTCTCTATGCCGAAGGCTTGCGGCGCGACGACCCGACGGGCGTGCTTGATGCGCCGAAGAAGGGCCGCTCGCTGCCCAAGACGCTCAGCGTCGATGACGTTACCAAGCTGATCGAACGCGCGGAACTCGAAGCGAAAGAAGCGGGGCCGGCAGCGCTCGCAAAGCTGCGCATGCATGCACTGATCGAGCTGCTCTACGCCACCGGCATGCGCGTGAGCGAACTCGTCTCGCTGCCGGCAAGCGTGCTTTCACAAAACGGCCGCTTCCTTGTCGTCAAAGGCAAGGGCAACAAGGAACGTCTCGTGCCGCTTTCCCGCTCCGCGATCAGCGCGGTCGAGACCTACGGCAAGGCACTCACAACGGAGACGGCCGCAAACGAGAAGGCTGAAGACAGCCCCTGGCTGTTCCCCTCCTCCGGCAAGGCGGGCTACCTACCCCGGCAGGTTTTCGCGCGCGACCTCAAGGATCTGGCTGCGCGTGCCGGGATAAGAGTGGCGACGATCTCGCCGCATGTGCTGCGTCATGCCTTTGCAAGTCATCTTCTTGCCAATGGAGCCGACCTGCGCGCCGTGCAGGAACTCCTGGGCCATTCGGACATTTCAACAACACAAATCTATACGCATGTGCTGGAAGAGCGGCTTCACCAGCTCGTCCAGAACCATCACCCCCTTGCCAAACAGGCGAAAAAACGGGATTAG
- a CDS encoding acetyl-CoA carboxylase carboxyltransferase subunit alpha produces the protein MHNYLDFEKPISDLEGKIHELKKLAGEDESIDTSDEVGRLEVRAREAMVDIYSKLNPWQKTQVARHPQRPHFVDYAAGLFTEFTPLAGDRKFSNDEAIQAGLARFRGTPVAVIGQEKGNDTKSRIKHNFGSARPEGYRKAIRVMEMADRFGLPLVTLIDTAGAYPGIGAEERGQAEAIARSTEMCLNVKVPIISVVIGEGGSGGAIAIATGNRVYMLEHSIYSVISPEGAASILWRDSTRAREAATNMKITAEDLKSLGIIDGIISEPVGGAHRDPDAVIERTGTVIADALKEMSGRNGEQLRSDRRQKYLNIGRHL, from the coding sequence ATGCACAACTACCTCGATTTCGAAAAACCCATCTCGGATCTCGAAGGCAAGATTCACGAGCTGAAGAAGCTGGCCGGCGAAGACGAGAGCATCGACACGAGCGATGAAGTTGGCCGTCTTGAAGTGCGTGCGCGCGAGGCGATGGTCGATATCTATTCCAAGCTCAACCCGTGGCAGAAGACCCAGGTCGCGCGACATCCGCAGCGTCCGCACTTCGTCGATTATGCCGCCGGTCTCTTCACCGAATTCACGCCGCTCGCCGGTGACCGCAAGTTCTCCAACGACGAAGCCATCCAGGCGGGCCTCGCCCGCTTCCGCGGCACGCCCGTCGCCGTGATCGGCCAGGAGAAGGGCAACGACACCAAGTCGCGCATCAAGCACAATTTCGGCAGCGCCCGGCCAGAGGGCTACCGCAAGGCGATCCGCGTCATGGAAATGGCCGATCGTTTCGGCCTGCCGCTCGTGACCCTCATCGATACGGCCGGCGCCTATCCGGGCATCGGTGCTGAAGAGCGTGGCCAGGCGGAAGCCATCGCCCGCTCCACCGAGATGTGTCTCAACGTGAAGGTGCCGATCATCTCCGTCGTCATCGGCGAAGGCGGCTCCGGCGGCGCGATCGCGATCGCGACCGGCAACCGCGTTTACATGCTCGAGCATTCGATCTACAGCGTCATCTCGCCGGAAGGTGCAGCCTCTATCCTGTGGCGCGATTCCACCCGCGCCCGCGAAGCGGCGACCAACATGAAGATCACGGCCGAGGACCTGAAGTCGCTCGGCATTATCGACGGCATCATTTCAGAGCCTGTCGGTGGCGCCCATCGCGATCCGGATGCGGTGATCGAGCGGACCGGCACTGTCATCGCCGACGCGCTGAAGGAAATGTCCGGTCGCAACGGCGAACAACTGCGCTCGGACCGTCGCCAGAAGTACCTGAATATCGGCCGCCATCTCTAA